TAAGGATACTTCTGTAAAAGTTGATAAACAAGAAAATACAAAAGCAGATTCTACCGACCCAAAACAAATAGGTGCACCATTGCAAGGTTTGCTTTCTAGTGTACTAGTGAAAACCGGTCAAGAGGTAAAAAGAAACCAACCGCTTTTTGTAATAGAGGCCATGAAAATGGAAACTACGGTAACCGCTACCGAAGAAGGTACAGTGGCTAAGATTCAGTTACAAGGTGGTTCATTGGTAAATTCAGAGGATTTGGTGCTAACCCTAAAATAAGGCTACTTTTGTGCCGATGTTTTTACATACACACCCATACGAGCCTTTTATTTTTGAAGACACTGAGAAGCTGATTGTTGGTACACTTCCTCCTCCAAGGTTTACTACGGGTGAGTTAAAGGTAGATGATGTAGATTTTTGCTATGGAAGCAGAAATGGTATGCTCTGGCCTATTCTTAATCGTATTTTTGATTTAGATTTAGTTTATGAAAACACTCATTTTGCGATTGACCAACGAAAGAATTTTTTGTTGTCTCATAAAATAGGAGTCTGTGACATTGTTGAAAGTGCTGCACGTGATAAAGTAGATGCCTCTGATTTAGGGATGCAGAATGTGCAGTTAAGAGACTTGGTGCATTATTTAGAACGTTACCCCAATATAAGTACCGTTCTTTTTATGGGTGGTAACAGTAAAAACGGTCCGGAATATTTTTTTAGAAAACAGTTGAAAATAGCAGGTCTTCAATTAAAGACTGTTACGGACCAAGTTCCTAGAGTATACGAACTTCAGTTGCCAAAATCAAAACGTATTGTTCGTACGGTTAGTTTAACGGCGCCGTCGGGTGCTGCAAATCGAGCAATTGGCAGTTTGACTTCCTATAAAGAAATGAAAGCAGCAGACCCAAGTTTTAATACCATGGATTTCCGGGTTGTTCAATACCAAGGTTTTTTTCTTTCCTAAGATATATATCCTTCGTAAAAAATAATAATGGAATAGCTATAAACTAAAAAGAGTCCTATCGGTTTCGATAAGACTCTTTTACGAGAACACTATATGAAAATGAAAAAATTTAAATCGGTATTAATTACATGGTAAATGTATATAGTTATGCCGTTTCGAGATAATTATTGTTGTCAAGACTGTTGTTTTTGTGGTGTAGTGTGATATTTTTGTTATATGATGTATTAGAGTAGTAATAGTCATGGATTATTGCCGATATTTACAGATTGAAATTGATATATAATTG
This genomic interval from Zobellia roscoffensis contains the following:
- a CDS encoding uracil-DNA glycosylase family protein; the protein is MFLHTHPYEPFIFEDTEKLIVGTLPPPRFTTGELKVDDVDFCYGSRNGMLWPILNRIFDLDLVYENTHFAIDQRKNFLLSHKIGVCDIVESAARDKVDASDLGMQNVQLRDLVHYLERYPNISTVLFMGGNSKNGPEYFFRKQLKIAGLQLKTVTDQVPRVYELQLPKSKRIVRTVSLTAPSGAANRAIGSLTSYKEMKAADPSFNTMDFRVVQYQGFFLS